The Malus sylvestris chromosome 3, drMalSylv7.2, whole genome shotgun sequence genomic sequence AGACATACTAAAAAATCTTTCGATTTTGACCATTTGTTTTGTGGGGTTAGCCACAGCTAATCATGATATTAACCACATCTTAAATACAAGTGAATTCCACAATTGTATATAAAACTCACCTACTACAGAGAGGTGATTAATAATATGGTTAACTTTGTACGTTGAAGTAACATTATCTTTTACAAATCAAACATACATCCCCAAAAAAACTGAGATTCATATCTTTAACCACCAACTTAGAAGGATTGACCTAAATATAAAGAGTTGggagttttattttaatttattataatgTACTCTTATTTACGAGAAAGGAGAGTCGAACTTGATATGTATTAAGCTCAAGAAGCCCAGTCTTGAGTTACTTTTGGGCTTCGGGGACAATCCATTCTTTTGGGTTACTTTGGACTTTAAAGAAGCCCAATCTTAAACAGCATAACCATCTCTAACTGGGAATATAAAACCAGACCTGCATTCGAATTGATgcccaaggaagaaaatcatTCGTGTCCCTGTGAAAGCAGACTCGTAACTCCGTGTAATTCTCCGCCTCGGAGTGAAAAATGGcggtaaaaaatatttttacaagCATTTCTGGTATGAACTATAAGGAGATTCCTATATGTTAACGGAAGTCAGCCCTCTCGGGGAAGAAAGTAATAATTGCTAATATTTCTGTACATGGTGCTGTTTCGAGAATGTCCCCATCGAACTAGTCCCGAATTTTCTGAGAAAGGTATGATGGAAAACTAACCGGCAATGATATTGTCGTAGATTTCAACAGGAATTGACTGATGGACAAATCCTGGCGCCTAACCAGAAGCGTTTCTCCTTGCTGCATAGACACGATAAGCTGCCAGTCCGACAACAGCAGCAGCCGCCCCACCTGTAATTTGATACAGTACATCTATAGTAAAGAATATTCACATAAGGTCTTGCATATACAAGCCAGAGAATAAGCAAGAGAGAGGTGCAACGGACCTGAAACACACATAAGAGATCGATTAACAAGTTGGAGATACTTCTTGCGGTTCCTCATAGCCTCAGTTTCAGGAATGCTCAAGTGAGGGTGCTCAGCTGCATTTACGATTTTATAAAACACATCATTCATAGTGCTCAACTTCATGCTCACACGAACAGGTGCCCCAATGCCCAATTCGTGACTTATCTGAAACAACAGAGTCGAAAATCATAATCATCGTGCAGTTGATAATGCATTTCCCAAACACAGGAAAGTATGTGCAGACAAAACAAGTAAGACTTGCATACCACGAGTGAATCTCGTACTGCCATTGGATATGCACCGAGATCATCCTTTGCAGCAATAAGGAGGCAAGGTACTCCATAGCAACTTTGTTCTACTTGCTTAGCAACATCCACAAGGAGTTCTCTTGATCTCTTCCATGAATGTTCGCTTGAACTAGAAAGTGAAAAACAGTGTCACAACATGGTATCAGTATATCAGAGACACAAATAAGACTTCAGGCATATCTAAGTTAATCAAGCAATGCCATAAGAAACGTAAAAGCAACAGAATTGCATGCTACATATATAGATATACaatatgattgaattatttgcaTGAATCTTATcatataatgtggatcttttaAGGTCGATCAACTTTTCAGCAATCTTCCCCCATATGTTTGGGGTCTACATATGAACAACATTTGTCCACAAAAAAGTAATTTGCAAACTCTGAACCAaccgaaacaaacaaaaccaccAAACCTTACATGAATTGGTTAATTCGGTTCAAACAAAAACCTCAATCGGTAAACAACTATAAGAAAGAAGTATCCCTATATAAAGAATCCCTTGAATGCTAAATTATATACATTCATGAGCATACCATGcgaaattattttaaatccTATTACCATGCCAGTAATATAAATTGGTAAACAACTATAAGAAAGAAGTAACGATCTCACGAAAGGAAAGCATAACATACATTACCATTACACTACATCTTGTGCAAAAGTGAGATAATAAATTTGATCGTTTTATTGAACAAAAGAAAACTGAATTACCTGTCATGGACAAATACAGCAACATCACAGGCTGTCAAAAAGGTCTTATCGGACAAATATGTTTTCACTTTGTCTTCTGGTATCTCTCTCAGTACAAGAGTCTTATTCCCCTATAGCACAAgttaagaaatcaaatcatggaTATATTTAGATCCAGGATAGTAAACATCATATAGTTGTctgttgatttatttaatttgccACACTTCCATTTAAACCAGGACTTCATTAAACTTGCTTTATTCTCACAAAAACTATCTCAAAGCAAAAAGTGTTATATATGATGGTACTCACCCCAATCTGGTTAACGACATTCACTGCATAACGCTCACCAGTAGGTATAGTCTCGCTCTTTGGGAAAGGCCTGAGGTCAAAATTGGCAACAACAAATTAACAAAGCCAAATGAAAGAATAAATCTAGTCACCACAAATATTTTCTAAAATGGAAGATAGACCAGAGTCAAACAGGAAAGGGATAGCAGACGTGGTGAGCTTTGTCtcagtttgaaaagaaaaaagaaaagaaaattgggtaGTTTCAGGAGCAAAATAGTTCATTTGTGTAGAACTATAACAGCATCTGAGAGCTAGGAAGTTATCACCCAATAAATTTTGTTAATACCAAAGATTAAGAAAATGGGATTAGGTATGGAGGTACCTTTCTCTTCTCATTTATAATATACGGAACTAATTAACTATGTTGAGTACAGTGAAGGGGGAAAGCCATACCTTCCTATGAATGAATTTAAAAGAGTGGATTTTCCTGCATTTTTAGGACCAAAAACGAAGCAGCTGAAAACATTTCTTTCCGTTTTTTGCCTTTTACGATCTACTGATCTTCTTCTAGTAACATGGATAGCTGAAGCAGGACTGCCATTGTATCCAACATATATCAAATTCGCCAAACTTTGCTTTGGATTTAACAGTGTCATGAGGGCCCACTGGAATCACCAAAAAACAAAGATATGGTTACAATTTACAATTGGCTTAAGGAGATTctttaaacaaagaaaaatgggaAACATGTATATCatccaaaataaatggaaaaaaaattcatgaacgAGCATATGTAAGCTCATTTAAACAGGGTAGCAATGAAAAAGAAGATACCTCAGACAAAAATGCATTAAGAGGTAAATTCCCAGATGCCGTTCTCTCAGCAGCATCCTTATAAGGAGCTTCACTCCAAGGACTGAAATTTCAGTAAACAGCATATAAAAAATCTATTTTTGGAGAATAAAAAGAAACCATGATAGGAACATACATTAGTTTATCCACAAataacaaaagggtaaaaggaaaaaaggtagaaaaacaTGGAGATAAATCAGGACTTCATGCAAGCTACAGTTACTTCAGGACTTCATGAATCCTAACAGcagaccccacttagtgggataaggctttgttatTGCTGGATGAAACTAACAACGTGTAGCTCGCGACACTATCACAACCAAAAGTATTGTATAAGAGAAATACAGAAACTTTAACATTTGGAGTGTGACATCCTGGCCATCTCTTACCATTTGCAAACTTAAACTCATCACGAGAGAAATTAACCATGACCCCATCATTAATATGTTTCTGTAACTCATAAAGCCAACTATATATTCAGGATCTTATTCTTATCCCAACACTCAAACATTTGGTTGTCTTGTGAGGAACAGAAAATTTACTGCCCATCAAACACAAAGTATAAACTCAAGCACACATCTATCAATTAACTTCCAAATATTACAGGAAACAGAGATGTACCCTTCTCAGCTGGCACAAGCAGCATAATATGCTGGTACCAACTAGAGTGGtttcattgaaaaaaaatatgggaaCAACTAGGTATGCAATCCAACAGAATGAAATATCCAATTAGCTGAACTCACTTTTCTGGAGCAGTAGAAaacaggttatcaagctcacgTGGTTGAAGGGCTCCATCCTAGTTGACAAGGTACATTTGGAAATAAAATTACAGCATACTCATTAGCACAGTTACCATAGACAAAGCGTAAATCACATTGCAAAGGCATACAAGTATGTTGAGAATGGATATTAGGGCATACATTATCATGATCATTTATACGAAAAATCCCCTTCAGGTGCTCAACAGCCTCGTTCGTCAGCTCCATGCTCTAAAATATGACATTTAAGAGTAAGTATTTCACATCCATCATTAAAAACAAAGTCTTAAGAAATGGTACAAAATAAACACACTGGCAGAAATCAATACAACTGTCTATGACAAACTTGCCCCAATACCTTCCAATTGACGAAACAGTGTAGACAACACTAAAACCTTAAAATGATAAGATTGAGCTATACCTGATCTGGAGAACGCTTGGATGGAAGTACGAGAATGTCTTCTCTGAGTTTTAGATCATCATCATATCCAAATTTTCTGAGGACAGACCAAGTTGTCTCAATACGTTCTCTCTCAATGAAAAGAGTATGAAGATAATAGAACCCCTCGGGGGTAAGACCAATATCATTGACACCTTCTGGTTTCCTCTCATGTACAACCCTTTTAACTCGCACAATTTCCTCAGGCTGTAGCGGAGCATTAAAACACTTAACCTGTTTGTGGCAGTTACATAACGTCAAACTTCCAAATAAGTGACTGAAAATTGACTACAAAGCACACGAcataaaggaaagaaaaaaaaacctggaAATCATTCAGCTCCTCATCATTAAGGGCACCGTCCATGTCACGATCACAAAGAGTAAAAATCCTTTTCAAAGCTCTAATACATCGGGGTTGCAGACCTTGCGTTTCTTGATCAAACAACGGAGCTGTTGGATGAAGGACTGCCTTCGAAGCATAATAAAACACTTCGGGAACCTATACACATGTAAATTAAAATTGTTCAAACTTCAAGCTCCCTCGCCTTTATACAACGGCACAGAACGAAAAGCATTTTGACATTTAAACAAACCTGAACTTGAGCGGATGCGGAACACTCAATGCAAGTCTGAATTTCCCTAAATTGATGCATGATTGGTGACATCACCTGCTCCATGCTCATCTGCTCCTGCGGATTTCGCAAATCTAACTTGCATCCAACCAGAATTACCGGCACCTTCACCTAATATTTTGTTCCACATTCCCATATTTTTGATCGATTAATCAAAAATTAACAACTAAAACAATTTCATAGCACTAAACCACTTGAATAGTTGGATTACAAACCTCCAAGTGGCGAAGCTCGAGCAGCCAGTAAGTAGTGAGACGAGTGAGCGTCATCGGCTGATCACAGGCGTACGTTATCACCACCACATCCGCTCGCTTCAGTTCTTCGTTCCTCTTACTGCAATTCTCCAAGCTAAACACAAATACCAAGCAAATTCACATCAAAAATTttgctttctatttttttcgCGGAGAAAAAGAAATCGCAGTTTCAGTTGTTCCCTAATTTACagtgtgtgtatacatatatatctgTGTATGTATAGCTGACCTGGAAGAGGTGTCGATGATGGTGAGTGGAACGAAATCTGGAAACATATCGGCGGCGAGACGCGTTGGGGGAAGCACGGGAGGGACGTTGGGGTCGAACGCGTCGGTGGCCACGGCGGCAATCAAGGTCGACTTGCCGGTGCCGCGGTCGCCAGCGACGACG encodes the following:
- the LOC126615484 gene encoding mitochondrial Rho GTPase 2-like isoform X2, producing MSALMYTGQRTGVRVVVAGDRGTGKSTLIAAVATDAFDPNVPPVLPPTRLAADMFPDFVPLTIIDTSSSLENCSKRNEELKRADVVVITYACDQPMTLTRLTTYWLLELRHLEVKVPVILVGCKLDLRNPQEQMSMEQVMSPIMHQFREIQTCIECSASAQVQVPEVFYYASKAVLHPTAPLFDQETQGLQPRCIRALKRIFTLCDRDMDGALNDEELNDFQVKCFNAPLQPEEIVRVKRVVHERKPEGVNDIGLTPEGFYYLHTLFIERERIETTWSVLRKFGYDDDLKLREDILVLPSKRSPDQSMELTNEAVEHLKGIFRINDHDNDGALQPRELDNLFSTAPENPWSEAPYKDAAERTASGNLPLNAFLSEWALMTLLNPKQSLANLIYVGYNGSPASAIHVTRRRSVDRKRQKTERNVFSCFVFGPKNAGKSTLLNSFIGRPFPKSETIPTGERYAVNVVNQIGGNKTLVLREIPEDKVKTYLSDKTFLTACDVAVFVHDSSSEHSWKRSRELLVDVAKQVEQSCYGVPCLLIAAKDDLGAYPMAVRDSLVISHELGIGAPVRVSMKLSTMNDVFYKIVNAAEHPHLSIPETEAMRNRKKYLQLVNRSLMCVSGGAAAAVVGLAAYRVYAARRNASG
- the LOC126615484 gene encoding mitochondrial Rho GTPase 2-like isoform X1, which codes for MSALMYTGQRTGVRVVVAGDRGTGKSTLIAAVATDAFDPNVPPVLPPTRLAADMFPDFVPLTIIDTSSSLENCSKRNEELKRADVVVITYACDQPMTLTRLTTYWLLELRHLEVKVPVILVGCKLDLRNPQEQMSMEQVMSPIMHQFREIQTCIECSASAQVQVPEVFYYASKAVLHPTAPLFDQETQGLQPRCIRALKRIFTLCDRDMDGALNDEELNDFQVKCFNAPLQPEEIVRVKRVVHERKPEGVNDIGLTPEGFYYLHTLFIERERIETTWSVLRKFGYDDDLKLREDILVLPSKRSPDQSMELTNEAVEHLKGIFRINDHDNDGALQPRELDNLFSTAPENPWSEAPYKDAAERTASGNLPLNAFLSEWALMTLLNPKQSLANLIYVGYNGSPASAIHVTRRRSVDRKRQKTERNVFSCFVFGPKNAGKSTLLNSFIGRPFPKSETIPTGERYAVNVVNQIGGNKTLVLREIPEDKVKTYLSDKTFLTACDVAVFVHDSSSEHSWKRSRELLVDVAKQVEQSCYGVPCLLIAAKDDLGAYPMAVRDSLVISHELGIGAPVRVSMKLSTMNDVFYKIVNAAEHPHLSIPETEAMRNRKKYLQLVNRSLMCVSDVLYQITGGAAAAVVGLAAYRVYAARRNASG